In the genome of Oncorhynchus mykiss isolate Arlee chromosome 18, USDA_OmykA_1.1, whole genome shotgun sequence, one region contains:
- the LOC110495650 gene encoding uncharacterized protein LOC110495650 isoform X4 has product MLTFTLLLLALSSLHAAPLRDHVVASPRGRLQDRKVLVLPRSVPVEERRQGTEPSRRFLMDLNTGLVKEHISEMDRRVAPVYTPSSVDEYRQGTKNSQKTLVDIRSGRITRPVGEMERSMKQILQDERDRFQNVRLVEAEVRSIPVEERRQGTEPSRRFIMDLNTGLVKEHVSEMDRRVAPVYTPSSVDEFRQGTENSQKTLIDIRSGRIIRPVGEMERSMKLTPQDDRLVGAKAETHSEKECVGVVIDGHCYQFNPTLMTFSEAESSCSILSPHGHLASVTNGDLHSRLVSMVIRATKSPVLTWLGGVVKDKQSEWTDGSSWGYSDWMPGHPDTQTDKQACLEMFRIDESWWTAVDCELKRASICSFPMAA; this is encoded by the exons ATGTTGACGTTTACGTTGTTGCTGCTGGCTTTGTCAA GTTTACATGCTGCCCCACTGAGGGATCATGTAGTGGCATCCCCTAGAGGTAGGCTTCAGGATCGCAAGGTCCTGGTTCTTCCCCGGAGCGTCCCAGTGGAG GAGCGCAGACAGGGAACAGAGCCCTCCAGACGCTTCCTCATGGACCTGAACACCGGCCTCGTCAAGGAACACATTAGTGAGATGGACAGGAGAGTGGCACCAG tGTACACTCCTTCCTCTGTGGATGAGTACAGACAGGGGACCAAGAACTCCCAGAAGACTCTAGTGGACATCAGGAGCGGACGCATCACCAGGCctgttggagagatggagagaagcatGAAACAGATACTTcaggatgagagagacagattccaAA aTGTGAGGCTGGTCGAGGCTGAGGTCCGGAGCATCCCAGTAGAGGAACGTAGACAGGGAACAGAGCCCTCCAGACGCTTCATCATGGACCTGAACACCGGCCTAGTCAAGGAACATGTCAGTGAGATGGACAGGAGAGTGGCACCAG tgtacACTCCTTCCTCTGTGGATGAGTTCAGACAGGGAACAGAGAACTCCCAGAAAACTCTGATTGACATCAGGAGCGGACGCATCATCAGGCctgttggagagatggagagaagcatGAAACTGACACCTCAGG aTGACAGGCTGGTGGGTGCTAAGGCTGAGACTCACtcagagaaagagtgtgttggtGTGGTCATCGATGGCCACTGCTATCAGTTCAACCCCACACTAATGACCTTCAGTGAGGCAGAG tCCTCCTGCAGCATTCTCTCCCCTCACGGACACCTGGCCTCCGTAACCAACGGCGACCTGCACTCCCGCCTGGTCTCCATGGTGATCAGGGCCACCAAGAGTCCCGTCCTCACCTGGCTGGGTGGAGTCGTGAAG GATAAGCAGTCAGAGTGGACCGATGGGTCCTCCTGGGGCTACAGTGATTGGATGCCCGGtcacccagacacacagacagacaagcaggctTGTCTGGAGATGTTCAGAATTG ATGAAAGCTGGTGGACAGCAGTGGACTGTGAACTGAAGAGAGCTTCCATCTGCTCCTTCCCCATGGCAGCATAA
- the LOC110495650 gene encoding uncharacterized protein LOC110495650 isoform X2 codes for MLTFTLLLLALSSLHAAPLRDHVVASPRGRLQDRKVLVLPRSVPVEERRQGTEPSRRFLMDLNTGLVKEHINEMDRRVAPVYVPPSVDEFRQGTENSQKTLVDIRSGRIIKPVGEMERSMIMTPQEPMEVPVPVQRRVGGWVRADVLPWSVPVEERRQGTEPSRRFLMDLNTGLVKEHISEMDRRVAPVYTPSSVDEFRQGTENSQKTLIDIRSGRIIRPVGEMERSMKLTPQDDRLVGAKAETHSEKECVGVVIDGHCYQFNPTLMTFSEAESSCSILSPHGHLASVTNGDLHSRLVSMVIRATKSPVLTWLGGVVKDKQSEWTDGSSWGYSDWMPGHPDTQTDKQACLEMFRIDESWWTAVDCELKRASICSFPMAA; via the exons ATGTTGACGTTTACGTTGTTGCTGCTGGCTTTGTCAA GTTTACATGCTGCCCCACTGAGGGATCATGTAGTGGCATCCCCTAGAGGTAGGCTTCAGGATCGCAAGGTCCTGGTTCTTCCCCGGAGCGTCCCAGTGGAGGAGCGCAGACAGGGAACAGAGCCCTCCAGACGCTTCCTCATGGACCTGAACACCGGCCTCGTCAAGGAACATATCAACGAGATGGACAGGAGAGTGGCACCAG tgtacGTTCCTCCCTCTGTGGATGAGTTCAGACAGGGAACCGAGAACTCCCAGAAGACTCTGGTGGACATCAGGAGCGGACGCATCATCAAACCTgtcggagagatggagagaagcatGATAATGACTCCTCagg AGCCTATGGaggtcccagtcccagtccagaggagagtgggaggatgGGTGAGGGCTGATGTTTTGCCCTGGAGCGTCCCAGTGGAGGAGCGCAGACAGGGAACAGAGCCCTCCAGACGCTTCCTCATGGACCTGAACACCGGCCTCGTCAAGGAACACATTAGTGAGATGGACAGGAGAGTGGCACCAG tgtacACTCCTTCCTCTGTGGATGAGTTCAGACAGGGAACAGAGAACTCCCAGAAAACTCTGATTGACATCAGGAGCGGACGCATCATCAGGCctgttggagagatggagagaagcatGAAACTGACACCTCAGG aTGACAGGCTGGTGGGTGCTAAGGCTGAGACTCACtcagagaaagagtgtgttggtGTGGTCATCGATGGCCACTGCTATCAGTTCAACCCCACACTAATGACCTTCAGTGAGGCAGAG tCCTCCTGCAGCATTCTCTCCCCTCACGGACACCTGGCCTCCGTAACCAACGGCGACCTGCACTCCCGCCTGGTCTCCATGGTGATCAGGGCCACCAAGAGTCCCGTCCTCACCTGGCTGGGTGGAGTCGTGAAG GATAAGCAGTCAGAGTGGACCGATGGGTCCTCCTGGGGCTACAGTGATTGGATGCCCGGtcacccagacacacagacagacaagcaggctTGTCTGGAGATGTTCAGAATTG ATGAAAGCTGGTGGACAGCAGTGGACTGTGAACTGAAGAGAGCTTCCATCTGCTCCTTCCCCATGGCAGCATAA
- the LOC110495650 gene encoding uncharacterized protein LOC110495650 isoform X3 — MLTFTLLLLALSSLHAAPLRDHVVASPRGRLQDRKVLVLPRSVPVEERRQGTEPSRRFLMDLNTGLVKEHINEMDRRVAPVYTPSSVDEYRQGTKNSQKTLVDIRSGRITRPVGEMERSMKQILQDERDRFQNVRLVEAEVRSIPVEERRQGTEPSRRFIMDLNTGLVKEHVSEMDRRVAPVYTPSSVDEFRQGTENSQKTLIDIRSGRIIRPVGEMERSMKLTPQDDRLVGAKAETHSEKECVGVVIDGHCYQFNPTLMTFSEAESSCSILSPHGHLASVTNGDLHSRLVSMVIRATKSPVLTWLGGVVKDKQSEWTDGSSWGYSDWMPGHPDTQTDKQACLEMFRIDESWWTAVDCELKRASICSFPMAA, encoded by the exons ATGTTGACGTTTACGTTGTTGCTGCTGGCTTTGTCAA GTTTACATGCTGCCCCACTGAGGGATCATGTAGTGGCATCCCCTAGAGGTAGGCTTCAGGATCGCAAGGTCCTGGTTCTTCCCCGGAGCGTCCCAGTGGAGGAGCGCAGACAGGGAACAGAGCCCTCCAGACGCTTCCTCATGGACCTGAACACCGGCCTCGTCAAGGAACATATCAACGAGATGGACAGGAGAGTGGCACCAG tGTACACTCCTTCCTCTGTGGATGAGTACAGACAGGGGACCAAGAACTCCCAGAAGACTCTAGTGGACATCAGGAGCGGACGCATCACCAGGCctgttggagagatggagagaagcatGAAACAGATACTTcaggatgagagagacagattccaAA aTGTGAGGCTGGTCGAGGCTGAGGTCCGGAGCATCCCAGTAGAGGAACGTAGACAGGGAACAGAGCCCTCCAGACGCTTCATCATGGACCTGAACACCGGCCTAGTCAAGGAACATGTCAGTGAGATGGACAGGAGAGTGGCACCAG tgtacACTCCTTCCTCTGTGGATGAGTTCAGACAGGGAACAGAGAACTCCCAGAAAACTCTGATTGACATCAGGAGCGGACGCATCATCAGGCctgttggagagatggagagaagcatGAAACTGACACCTCAGG aTGACAGGCTGGTGGGTGCTAAGGCTGAGACTCACtcagagaaagagtgtgttggtGTGGTCATCGATGGCCACTGCTATCAGTTCAACCCCACACTAATGACCTTCAGTGAGGCAGAG tCCTCCTGCAGCATTCTCTCCCCTCACGGACACCTGGCCTCCGTAACCAACGGCGACCTGCACTCCCGCCTGGTCTCCATGGTGATCAGGGCCACCAAGAGTCCCGTCCTCACCTGGCTGGGTGGAGTCGTGAAG GATAAGCAGTCAGAGTGGACCGATGGGTCCTCCTGGGGCTACAGTGATTGGATGCCCGGtcacccagacacacagacagacaagcaggctTGTCTGGAGATGTTCAGAATTG ATGAAAGCTGGTGGACAGCAGTGGACTGTGAACTGAAGAGAGCTTCCATCTGCTCCTTCCCCATGGCAGCATAA
- the LOC110495650 gene encoding uncharacterized protein LOC110495650 isoform X1, which translates to MLTFTLLLLALSSLHAAPLRDHVVASPRGRLQDRKVLVLPRSVPVEERRQGTEPSRRFLMDLNTGLVKEHINEMDRRVAPVYVPPSVDEFRQGTENSQKTLVDIRSGRIIKPVGEMERSMIMTPQEPMEVPVPVQRRVGGWVRADVLPWSVPVEERRQGTEPSRRFLMDLNTGLVKEHISEMDRRVAPVYTPSSVDEYRQGTKNSQKTLVDIRSGRITRPVGEMERSMKQILQDERDRFQNVRLVEAEVRSIPVEERRQGTEPSRRFIMDLNTGLVKEHVSEMDRRVAPVYTPSSVDEFRQGTENSQKTLIDIRSGRIIRPVGEMERSMKLTPQDDRLVGAKAETHSEKECVGVVIDGHCYQFNPTLMTFSEAESSCSILSPHGHLASVTNGDLHSRLVSMVIRATKSPVLTWLGGVVKDKQSEWTDGSSWGYSDWMPGHPDTQTDKQACLEMFRIDESWWTAVDCELKRASICSFPMAA; encoded by the exons ATGTTGACGTTTACGTTGTTGCTGCTGGCTTTGTCAA GTTTACATGCTGCCCCACTGAGGGATCATGTAGTGGCATCCCCTAGAGGTAGGCTTCAGGATCGCAAGGTCCTGGTTCTTCCCCGGAGCGTCCCAGTGGAGGAGCGCAGACAGGGAACAGAGCCCTCCAGACGCTTCCTCATGGACCTGAACACCGGCCTCGTCAAGGAACATATCAACGAGATGGACAGGAGAGTGGCACCAG tgtacGTTCCTCCCTCTGTGGATGAGTTCAGACAGGGAACCGAGAACTCCCAGAAGACTCTGGTGGACATCAGGAGCGGACGCATCATCAAACCTgtcggagagatggagagaagcatGATAATGACTCCTCagg AGCCTATGGaggtcccagtcccagtccagaggagagtgggaggatgGGTGAGGGCTGATGTTTTGCCCTGGAGCGTCCCAGTGGAGGAGCGCAGACAGGGAACAGAGCCCTCCAGACGCTTCCTCATGGACCTGAACACCGGCCTCGTCAAGGAACACATTAGTGAGATGGACAGGAGAGTGGCACCAG tGTACACTCCTTCCTCTGTGGATGAGTACAGACAGGGGACCAAGAACTCCCAGAAGACTCTAGTGGACATCAGGAGCGGACGCATCACCAGGCctgttggagagatggagagaagcatGAAACAGATACTTcaggatgagagagacagattccaAA aTGTGAGGCTGGTCGAGGCTGAGGTCCGGAGCATCCCAGTAGAGGAACGTAGACAGGGAACAGAGCCCTCCAGACGCTTCATCATGGACCTGAACACCGGCCTAGTCAAGGAACATGTCAGTGAGATGGACAGGAGAGTGGCACCAG tgtacACTCCTTCCTCTGTGGATGAGTTCAGACAGGGAACAGAGAACTCCCAGAAAACTCTGATTGACATCAGGAGCGGACGCATCATCAGGCctgttggagagatggagagaagcatGAAACTGACACCTCAGG aTGACAGGCTGGTGGGTGCTAAGGCTGAGACTCACtcagagaaagagtgtgttggtGTGGTCATCGATGGCCACTGCTATCAGTTCAACCCCACACTAATGACCTTCAGTGAGGCAGAG tCCTCCTGCAGCATTCTCTCCCCTCACGGACACCTGGCCTCCGTAACCAACGGCGACCTGCACTCCCGCCTGGTCTCCATGGTGATCAGGGCCACCAAGAGTCCCGTCCTCACCTGGCTGGGTGGAGTCGTGAAG GATAAGCAGTCAGAGTGGACCGATGGGTCCTCCTGGGGCTACAGTGATTGGATGCCCGGtcacccagacacacagacagacaagcaggctTGTCTGGAGATGTTCAGAATTG ATGAAAGCTGGTGGACAGCAGTGGACTGTGAACTGAAGAGAGCTTCCATCTGCTCCTTCCCCATGGCAGCATAA